One window of Planctomycetia bacterium genomic DNA carries:
- a CDS encoding tetratricopeptide repeat protein: MTSPDSFLVRLVTAAAVVCGAVAAAYADIPSDTIASDNRPSPFFEREIPSLPTKDIEIAYQSASSGGNVTQVDLWVTTDRGATWTKYTSERLEGGLGKRGKLTKRISAAGSSITYHADGEGLYGFYLVLHNGAGASSPPPTPGTAPQQWVRVDLSAPIAKILSVRSAEDFASRREVTIRWEVLDDNLTERPVTVYARTEQSKMYRPIAELRAAASEFRWDVPRDVTGRVEIKIAATDRAGHTARAIFSDLHVVAPPVTAPEEASIQTADSTHGRKEAASTNDADALFVGPTMTQGAGLTAHGEPDAGMQRVDPAAAEDARKQYDLGTWHRLRGETDVAIVRYRKALEYDPGLASARHDLAALLLLVGQTKDAEAELDRLLKDRPDDPSALKTMALVQSRHRNYRSAAATLQKLLFLAPDDADAWLSFGDVTLFMGDRTQARAAWSKVEASQTATQEQRRKAAKRLELYRDAAVAAQLESTP, encoded by the coding sequence ATGACATCGCCTGACTCTTTTCTCGTACGCCTTGTGACTGCCGCCGCGGTCGTATGCGGCGCCGTGGCGGCGGCTTATGCGGACATCCCCTCTGACACGATCGCGTCGGATAACCGGCCGTCGCCGTTCTTCGAGCGAGAGATCCCGTCGTTGCCGACAAAGGACATCGAAATCGCCTACCAGTCGGCCTCGTCGGGAGGAAATGTCACGCAGGTCGATCTTTGGGTGACCACCGATCGCGGGGCGACATGGACGAAGTACACCTCTGAACGATTGGAGGGAGGGCTCGGCAAGAGGGGCAAACTGACCAAGCGAATAAGCGCGGCCGGCAGCTCCATCACATATCATGCGGACGGTGAGGGGCTCTACGGGTTCTACCTCGTGCTGCACAATGGCGCCGGCGCCTCTTCCCCCCCACCGACGCCGGGCACGGCGCCTCAGCAATGGGTTCGCGTCGACCTCAGCGCACCGATCGCCAAGATTCTCAGCGTGCGCTCGGCCGAAGACTTCGCCTCGCGGCGTGAGGTGACGATCCGCTGGGAGGTCCTCGACGACAACCTGACCGAGCGACCCGTGACGGTCTACGCGCGCACCGAGCAATCGAAGATGTACCGCCCCATCGCCGAGCTGCGCGCGGCGGCGAGCGAATTCCGCTGGGACGTTCCGCGCGACGTCACCGGTCGAGTGGAGATCAAGATCGCCGCGACCGACCGGGCCGGTCATACGGCGCGTGCGATTTTCAGCGACCTACACGTTGTCGCGCCCCCGGTGACGGCCCCCGAGGAGGCCAGCATTCAAACCGCCGATTCGACGCACGGTCGAAAGGAAGCCGCTTCGACGAACGACGCCGACGCGCTCTTCGTCGGCCCAACTATGACTCAGGGTGCTGGGCTGACTGCGCACGGAGAGCCCGATGCCGGCATGCAGCGCGTCGATCCCGCGGCAGCCGAAGATGCCCGCAAGCAATACGATCTGGGAACATGGCACCGGTTGCGCGGCGAGACCGACGTCGCGATCGTTCGTTACCGCAAGGCGCTGGAGTACGATCCCGGCCTTGCTTCGGCCCGACACGATCTGGCGGCGCTGTTGTTGCTCGTCGGTCAGACTAAGGACGCTGAAGCAGAGCTCGATCGGCTGTTAAAAGATCGACCCGACGATCCGTCGGCGCTGAAGACGATGGCGCTTGTGCAATCGCGACATCGCAATTACCGTTCGGCGGCGGCGACGTTGCAGAAGCTGCTATTTCTGGCGCCCGACGACGCCGACGCCTGGCTGAGCTTCGGCGACGTGACGCTCTTCATGGGCGACCGAACGCAGGCCCGGGCAGCGTGGAGCAAGGTCGAGGCATCACAGACAGCCACGCAGGAACAGCGGCGCAAGGCGGCCAAGCGACTGGAGCTGTATCGAGACGCCGCCGTCGCGGCGCAACTCGAGTCGACACCGTAA
- the holA gene encoding DNA polymerase III subunit delta, which produces MAAGRARASGSDPGKGPSNRPHPPIVVIYGPDVFLRAVALEDVLQSVLGKDRDQMTLAEFSGPDATIATVLDECRTPSLLAPVRLVLVRDADDFVSANRDVIEKYLSAPSPSGVLVLDCQSWPKNTRLYRLTAEIGKNIPCETPKGAAVVGWLTDRANDPYGCRLENAAARLLVDLVGAQLGLLDMELSKLATFVAPETQIRAKDVEQLVGESRAEVVFKLVDAICDGNARAALELWDQVISHDRDAEYRAIGGLAYSFRRMAEARRVVESGAPIAVAAKEAGIWGDLQAVRRQLGRFSAAQWEDILSQLLRIDVGMKSSLGGIKLGVEKLICSLAAAS; this is translated from the coding sequence ATGGCGGCCGGAAGGGCAAGAGCAAGCGGAAGCGACCCGGGCAAGGGCCCGTCAAATCGCCCCCACCCCCCCATTGTCGTTATATACGGTCCGGATGTATTCCTCCGCGCAGTTGCGCTGGAGGATGTCCTGCAGTCCGTTCTCGGCAAGGATCGCGATCAGATGACGCTGGCGGAGTTCAGCGGGCCGGACGCGACCATCGCGACGGTGCTCGATGAATGTCGTACGCCATCGCTGCTCGCGCCGGTGCGATTGGTCCTCGTTCGCGACGCGGACGACTTCGTGAGCGCCAATCGCGACGTCATTGAGAAATACCTGTCCGCCCCCTCGCCGTCCGGCGTGCTTGTCCTGGATTGCCAAAGCTGGCCCAAGAACACGCGTCTTTACAGGCTGACGGCCGAGATCGGAAAGAACATTCCGTGCGAGACGCCCAAGGGGGCCGCGGTCGTCGGCTGGCTGACCGATCGGGCGAACGATCCCTACGGGTGCAGGCTGGAGAATGCAGCGGCCCGGCTGCTCGTTGATCTGGTCGGGGCTCAGCTTGGGCTTCTCGACATGGAGCTGTCGAAGCTGGCGACCTTCGTGGCCCCGGAGACGCAGATCCGCGCGAAGGACGTCGAGCAACTGGTCGGTGAGTCTCGCGCCGAGGTGGTCTTCAAGCTCGTCGATGCCATATGCGACGGCAATGCGCGGGCGGCGCTGGAACTGTGGGATCAGGTGATCAGTCACGATCGAGACGCCGAATACCGCGCGATCGGCGGGCTGGCCTATTCATTTCGGCGAATGGCCGAGGCCCGGCGGGTTGTTGAAAGCGGCGCACCGATCGCAGTCGCCGCGAAGGAAGCGGGAATCTGGGGCGACCTTCAGGCTGTGCGGCGGCAGCTTGGACGATTCTCCGCGGCACAGTGGGAGGACATTCTCAGCCAGTTGCTGCGGATCGATGTCGGTATGAAAAGCAGTCTGGGCGGCATCAAATTGGGCGTCGAAAAGCTGATTTGCAGCCTCGCCGCGGCCTCATAG
- a CDS encoding IS630 family transposase (programmed frameshift): MKRYVVRLEAVERRRLKELVSTGRAAAYKIRHANILLQADESKSRPGWPDTRIAEGLAVSVRSIEYLRKRFVEEGLEACLAPKKRPFPPVAPKFDGRKEAKLVAVACSQPPKGYERWSLRLLADRVVELKIVDAVSHETIRRVLPKNELKPWQKKMWCIPPDQDAAFVCAMENVLEVYHRPYDPKRPVVCFDEKSKQLVSEVRRPMAAKRGQAARYDYEYERNGTANLFVFVEPLKGWRQVTVTSRRCKTDFAGQMRALVDLHYRRAEKITVVMDNLNTHTVSSLYAAFPPAEARRLMDKLDVVHTPKHGSWLNMAEIEFSVMEKQALNGRVPDEKALTKQVKAWESNRNHRSKRINWQFTTDDARVKLHRLYPQIET; this comes from the exons ATGAAACGGTATGTGGTTCGGCTGGAGGCGGTGGAGCGGCGGCGATTAAAGGAGTTGGTTTCGACGGGCAGGGCGGCGGCCTACAAAATTCGGCACGCGAACATTCTGCTTCAGGCGGATGAATCGAAGTCACGACCGGGCTGGCCCGATACGCGGATCGCAGAAGGCCTGGCGGTGTCGGTTCGGAGCATCGAGTACCTGCGGAAGCGGTTTGTAGAGGAAGGATTGGAGGCCTGTTTGGCACCGAAGAAACGGCCCTTCCCGCCGGTGGCGCCAAAGTTCGACGGCCGCAAGGAGGCCAAACTTGTGGCCGTGGCCTGCTCGCAGCCGCCGAAGGGATACGAACGTTGGTCGCTCCGGCTGCTGGCCGACCGGGTGGTGGAATTGAAGATCGTGGACGCGGTGTCCCATGAGACGATCCGGCGTGTTCTTC CAAAAAACGAGTTGAAACCGTGGCAGAAGAAGATGTGGTGCATTCCGCCGGACCAGGATGCGGCGTTCGTCTGTGCGATGGAAAATGTTCTGGAGGTTTATCACCGGCCCTATGATCCGAAACGCCCGGTGGTCTGTTTCGATGAGAAGTCCAAGCAACTGGTCTCGGAGGTACGTCGGCCGATGGCGGCGAAGCGGGGTCAGGCGGCGCGGTATGACTATGAATACGAGCGCAATGGGACGGCGAATTTGTTTGTCTTCGTGGAGCCGCTCAAAGGTTGGCGGCAGGTGACGGTGACGTCGCGGCGTTGCAAAACCGACTTTGCCGGCCAGATGCGGGCGCTGGTGGACCTCCACTACCGCCGTGCGGAGAAGATCACCGTGGTGATGGACAATCTCAACACCCACACCGTGTCGAGCCTTTATGCCGCCTTCCCTCCAGCCGAGGCAAGACGGCTGATGGACAAGCTGGACGTGGTGCATACGCCCAAGCATGGATCGTGGTTGAATATGGCGGAGATCGAGTTCAGCGTGATGGAAAAGCAGGCTCTCAACGGCCGCGTCCCCGATGAAAAGGCCCTAACAAAGCAAGTGAAGGCATGGGAATCAAATCGGAACCATCGATCCAAACGAATCAACTGGCAGTTCACCACCGATGATGCCCGCGTGAAGCTCCATCGGCTTTACCCGCAAATTGAAACATGA
- a CDS encoding class I SAM-dependent methyltransferase, which yields MLDPVGSTSWHNRHLSVFERLAELLREQGADNPTILVIGPGGVTSLMAGMLNDSSREDASSLRKLMGDAARYSDQLLRRIPVMPLRSLEPEEIERTITIPHRLVVIDRSQRILSAVARQIPGAACHCLDVSFQRVPMEADVIVAFNVFCRLERPEEGLRNVMPALRPGGLLLIDDRSATGRLDEWPDLRPIDSKIHRRMPA from the coding sequence GTGCTGGACCCCGTCGGCTCCACTTCCTGGCACAACCGTCACCTTTCTGTTTTTGAACGGCTCGCGGAACTCCTGCGCGAACAGGGAGCGGACAACCCCACGATTCTCGTCATCGGGCCCGGCGGCGTGACGTCGCTGATGGCCGGCATGTTGAACGATTCATCGCGGGAGGATGCGTCCAGTCTTCGCAAGCTGATGGGCGATGCGGCGCGATACAGCGATCAACTCCTGCGGCGCATCCCGGTCATGCCGCTTCGCTCGCTGGAGCCGGAGGAGATCGAGCGGACCATCACGATCCCCCATCGGTTGGTGGTGATCGACCGGTCGCAGCGCATTCTTTCGGCGGTTGCCCGGCAGATTCCCGGTGCGGCGTGTCATTGTCTCGATGTTTCATTTCAGCGCGTGCCGATGGAGGCGGATGTGATCGTGGCGTTTAACGTGTTCTGCCGACTGGAGCGGCCGGAGGAGGGGCTGCGCAACGTCATGCCGGCGCTTCGGCCGGGGGGATTGCTGCTCATCGACGATCGCTCGGCGACGGGACGGCTCGACGAATGGCCGGATTTGCGTCCGATTGATTCCAAGATTCACCGGCGGATGCCGGCGTAA
- a CDS encoding UMP kinase translates to MSKKKKSGAKSRGGQKIHRVVLKISGEGFCQAGEFGLDGSALRRIAEEVIGVSKLGVQVAVVVGGGNFLRGAKMAEKLSIQEATAHYMGMLATIINALALQDMLEELGQPVRVQSAVAVHSACENFIRRRCIRHLEKGRVVILAAGTGRPFVTTDTAAALASVELGADILFKATNVDGVYTADPKKDPKAKFLAKLSYNEVIDKRLKVMDVSAIDMCQRHGVPITVFSLMKPGNMRKAVQGHRIGTIIHE, encoded by the coding sequence ATGAGCAAGAAAAAGAAGAGCGGGGCGAAGTCTCGCGGCGGACAGAAGATTCACCGTGTGGTGCTGAAGATCTCCGGCGAAGGATTTTGCCAGGCGGGAGAGTTCGGGCTGGACGGCTCGGCCCTGCGGCGCATCGCCGAGGAAGTGATCGGGGTGTCGAAGCTGGGCGTGCAGGTGGCTGTGGTGGTCGGCGGGGGCAATTTTCTGCGCGGGGCCAAGATGGCGGAGAAGCTGAGCATTCAGGAAGCGACGGCGCACTACATGGGAATGCTGGCGACGATCATCAACGCCCTGGCGCTGCAGGACATGCTGGAGGAACTGGGTCAGCCGGTGCGGGTGCAATCGGCGGTGGCGGTTCACAGCGCCTGCGAGAACTTCATCCGGCGGCGGTGCATTCGCCATCTGGAGAAGGGACGCGTGGTCATCCTCGCAGCGGGCACGGGGCGGCCGTTTGTGACGACCGATACGGCGGCGGCGCTGGCGTCGGTGGAGCTGGGGGCGGACATCCTGTTCAAGGCGACGAATGTGGACGGGGTCTATACGGCGGACCCGAAGAAGGACCCGAAGGCGAAGTTCCTGGCGAAACTGAGCTACAATGAAGTTATCGACAAGCGGCTGAAGGTGATGGACGTGTCGGCGATCGACATGTGTCAGCGGCACGGGGTTCCGATCACGGTGTTCTCGCTGATGAAGCCGGGCAACATGCGGAAGGCCGTTCAGGGGCATCGGATCGGTACGATCATCCACGAGTAA
- the rlmN gene encoding 23S rRNA (adenine(2503)-C(2))-methyltransferase RlmN: protein MSEAASAADRRHLLELDPTALTEWFTEHGEPGFRAGQVLSWIYERGVTDFAAMTNLSKLLREGLEREFVLYRSQIIRRGASTDGTVKLLLQWPDGATSECVLIPTETRRTACISSQVGCPAKCRFCASGLDGLERNLTHGEIIEQALRVSAEATASGARLSNVVFMGLGEPLANYEAVMRAVRTINAPWGLNIGARKITVSTVGLPKMIRKLAGEGLQLNLALSLHAPSDELRQELIPWAEKIGLQELSAACGHYFEKTGREITLEYILLHNVNDRQQHAAQLARFCKLFRCNVNLLRYNPVEGLPYERPTTESAHAFVEYLRDHGVNAHIRTSRGLDIDAACGQLRRKVRAEGAVSLTVGRTQD, encoded by the coding sequence ATGAGCGAAGCAGCGTCGGCGGCAGACCGGCGACATTTACTGGAACTCGATCCGACGGCGCTGACCGAGTGGTTCACCGAGCACGGAGAGCCGGGGTTTCGCGCCGGGCAGGTGCTGTCATGGATTTATGAGCGCGGCGTGACCGACTTCGCCGCGATGACGAACTTGTCGAAGCTGCTGCGCGAGGGATTGGAGCGGGAGTTCGTCCTGTATCGCTCGCAGATTATTCGGCGCGGGGCTTCGACGGATGGGACGGTGAAGCTTCTGCTTCAGTGGCCGGACGGGGCGACGAGCGAGTGCGTGCTGATCCCCACGGAGACGCGGCGGACGGCGTGCATCAGTTCGCAGGTCGGGTGCCCGGCGAAGTGCCGGTTTTGCGCGAGCGGGCTGGATGGCCTGGAGCGCAATCTGACGCACGGGGAGATCATCGAGCAGGCGCTGCGGGTGAGTGCCGAAGCGACGGCATCGGGCGCGCGGTTATCGAATGTCGTTTTCATGGGGCTGGGCGAGCCTCTGGCGAATTATGAGGCGGTGATGCGGGCGGTGCGGACGATCAACGCGCCGTGGGGGCTGAACATCGGGGCGCGGAAGATCACGGTGAGCACGGTCGGACTGCCGAAGATGATCCGAAAGCTGGCGGGTGAGGGATTGCAACTGAACCTGGCGCTTTCGCTGCACGCTCCGAGCGACGAACTGCGACAAGAGTTGATTCCCTGGGCGGAGAAGATCGGCCTGCAGGAACTGAGCGCGGCGTGCGGACACTATTTCGAGAAGACGGGGCGCGAGATCACGCTGGAATACATCCTGCTGCACAACGTGAACGACCGGCAGCAACACGCGGCCCAGCTCGCACGGTTCTGCAAGCTCTTTCGCTGCAACGTGAACCTGCTGCGATACAACCCGGTGGAGGGGTTGCCGTACGAGCGGCCGACGACGGAGTCGGCCCATGCGTTTGTCGAGTATCTGAGAGACCACGGCGTCAACGCGCACATTCGCACGAGTCGCGGACTGGATATTGACGCGGCCTGCGGGCAGCTTCGCCGGAAGGTGCGCGCCGAGGGCGCCGTTTCCCTGACGGTCGGCCGGACTCAGGACTGA
- a CDS encoding PQQ-dependent sugar dehydrogenase, which produces MTLMKSCRLVAIMVLAVYSARDNSAGAVSPPTVLDTTIIVTGIDFPTTMAFIGHCDFLVLEQRTGKVIRVKLPGPSLSTVLQLNSITGSEQGMLGIALHPDFTNKGWVYFYHTDSERNCNQIVRYWWDGNSFISRGFLISFPTNSSHNGGIIAFGPDGKLYAVVGDTRRASKTTNNATAPLLNIAQIVRLNDDGSVPSDNPFTEPGWEKIYAYGIRNSFGFAFDPQTGCLWDTENGPASYDEINIVRPGFNSGWDRLMGPLSRIDGDPGSLYEVPRSSYADPVFSWAFTIAPTAIRFLNSPRFSANLRNNCIVGNVSTNKLFRFPLNEDRDSFVLGGNLADGVMDFEDEDDGQLLFASGFGLVTDLQIGPDGYLYVVSHTFRGVFKIRPRFPMGDINRDQNVTDDDMPLFFDLLLGNSADPLQIAQADFDGDGIVTGLDIQGFVDSLRLPN; this is translated from the coding sequence ATGACACTGATGAAAAGTTGTCGCCTCGTTGCGATTATGGTGCTCGCCGTCTATTCGGCTAGGGACAATTCTGCCGGTGCTGTGTCGCCGCCGACGGTACTCGATACAACGATTATCGTAACGGGCATCGATTTTCCTACGACCATGGCATTCATCGGCCATTGTGATTTCCTTGTTCTTGAACAGCGGACCGGAAAGGTCATTCGCGTCAAGTTACCTGGACCGAGTTTGTCCACCGTTCTGCAGCTAAACAGCATAACTGGTTCTGAGCAGGGAATGCTCGGAATTGCCCTGCACCCCGATTTTACCAACAAAGGCTGGGTGTATTTTTATCACACTGACTCAGAAAGGAATTGCAACCAAATTGTTCGCTATTGGTGGGATGGTAATAGTTTTATCAGCAGGGGTTTCCTTATTTCCTTTCCGACGAACTCGAGTCACAATGGAGGAATAATCGCTTTCGGGCCTGATGGAAAGCTATATGCTGTTGTGGGTGATACGCGCCGCGCGAGCAAAACGACGAATAACGCTACCGCTCCGCTGCTCAATATTGCGCAGATTGTTCGTCTCAATGACGACGGTTCCGTTCCTTCTGACAATCCCTTCACTGAGCCGGGCTGGGAGAAGATTTATGCCTACGGAATCCGAAATTCATTCGGATTTGCGTTCGATCCGCAGACAGGCTGTCTTTGGGATACAGAGAATGGCCCAGCGAGTTACGATGAGATCAACATAGTCAGACCAGGATTCAACAGCGGCTGGGATCGACTCATGGGTCCGCTCTCCAGGATTGACGGCGATCCTGGAAGTCTGTACGAGGTGCCCAGAAGTTCGTATGCCGATCCTGTTTTTAGTTGGGCCTTCACGATCGCGCCGACGGCAATCAGGTTTCTCAACAGCCCTAGATTCTCGGCTAACCTAAGAAACAACTGTATTGTCGGAAATGTAAGCACCAATAAGCTCTTTCGATTTCCGCTCAACGAAGACCGTGACTCGTTCGTTCTTGGTGGAAACTTGGCCGATGGCGTGATGGACTTTGAAGATGAAGACGACGGTCAGCTTCTGTTTGCTTCGGGCTTTGGCTTGGTGACTGATCTTCAGATTGGACCCGATGGGTACCTCTACGTCGTTTCACACACCTTCCGCGGAGTCTTCAAAATCCGCCCGCGCTTCCCCATGGGCGACATCAACCGCGACCAAAACGTCACCGACGACGACATGCCCCTCTTCTTCGACCTCCTCCTCGGCAACTCCGCCGACCCCCTGCAAATCGCCCAGGCCGACTTCGACGGCGACGGCATCGTCACCGGCCTCGACATCCAGGGCTTCGTCGATTCTCTGCGCCTGCCCAACTAG
- a CDS encoding uracil-DNA glycosylase: MSAPHSTIADALRQRFEADALLGADVLPIRISGDLATSESGSPEAPPLPARPPVSREEIELRNTALAVIDDAEVKVCVKCALHATRTKTVFGVGSPAARIMFIGEAPGHDEDVSGEPFVGRAGQLLTDMIQKGMGLKREAVYIANVIKCRPPNNRTPATDEITACKDYLLRQIEIIKPEVIIALGAPAAQTLLGTRDGIGRLRGRWHDFYVSGTATIGEPIAVMPTFHPAYLLRDATQKGKAWADLKMVMARLGIPIPQR; encoded by the coding sequence ATGTCAGCCCCCCACTCGACGATCGCCGACGCCCTTCGACAGCGGTTTGAGGCCGACGCGCTGCTTGGCGCGGACGTGCTTCCGATTCGCATATCAGGCGATTTAGCGACATCCGAGTCTGGCTCGCCCGAAGCACCGCCGCTTCCGGCGCGGCCGCCGGTTTCGCGCGAGGAGATCGAGCTGCGCAATACGGCGCTGGCGGTCATTGACGATGCCGAGGTCAAGGTGTGCGTGAAGTGCGCCCTGCATGCCACGCGAACGAAGACGGTGTTCGGGGTGGGCAGTCCCGCGGCGCGGATCATGTTCATCGGCGAAGCGCCCGGTCACGACGAGGATGTATCGGGCGAGCCGTTTGTCGGGCGCGCGGGGCAACTGCTGACCGACATGATTCAGAAGGGAATGGGGCTGAAGCGCGAGGCGGTTTACATCGCCAACGTGATCAAGTGCCGGCCGCCGAACAACCGGACGCCGGCGACCGACGAGATCACGGCGTGCAAGGACTATCTGCTGCGGCAGATTGAGATCATCAAGCCGGAGGTGATCATCGCGCTGGGTGCGCCGGCGGCGCAAACGCTGCTGGGGACGCGCGACGGAATCGGCCGGCTGCGCGGGCGGTGGCACGACTTTTACGTGAGCGGGACGGCGACGATCGGCGAGCCGATTGCGGTGATGCCGACGTTTCATCCGGCGTATCTGCTGCGCGATGCCACCCAGAAGGGCAAGGCGTGGGCGGATTTGAAGATGGTGATGGCGCGGCTGGGCATACCGATCCCGCAGCGATGA
- a CDS encoding thrombospondin type 3 repeat-containing protein, with product MGVCGCGVADTDFDGDGTPDCNDGCPADPLNIAPGVCGCGVADSDSDGDGTLNCNDGCPADPLKTAPGICGCGVVDSAADTDGDGTLDCLDGCPNDAAKTAPGACGCGNPDTDSDGDGRADCVDNCPNVSNPSQADADGDGIGDACDAMPAPPPGPGAPLPGPIVNPVSDCGAAGGGCGAGMMTMLPVMMVVSRSMRRRSRRGG from the coding sequence ATTGGCGTTTGCGGTTGCGGTGTCGCCGATACCGATTTCGACGGCGATGGGACGCCTGACTGCAACGACGGATGTCCCGCCGATCCGCTGAATATCGCGCCGGGCGTCTGCGGATGCGGCGTTGCCGATTCGGACTCAGACGGTGACGGCACGCTGAACTGCAATGACGGCTGCCCGGCTGACCCGTTGAAAACCGCCCCGGGCATTTGCGGATGCGGCGTTGTTGACAGTGCCGCTGACACGGACGGCGACGGGACCCTGGACTGCCTCGACGGGTGTCCCAACGATGCCGCCAAGACGGCACCGGGCGCATGTGGCTGTGGTAATCCTGATACCGACTCGGACGGCGATGGCCGCGCCGATTGCGTGGACAACTGTCCAAACGTCTCGAATCCCTCTCAAGCGGATGCGGACGGCGATGGGATCGGCGACGCATGTGACGCCATGCCGGCCCCGCCGCCGGGACCCGGCGCGCCGCTGCCCGGGCCGATTGTGAATCCCGTCAGCGACTGCGGCGCCGCGGGCGGCGGCTGCGGCGCGGGGATGATGACGATGCTGCCGGTGATGATGGTTGTGTCGAGGTCGATGCGGCGACGAAGCCGGCGCGGGGGGTGA
- a CDS encoding amidohydrolase, which yields MKIDLHTHILPERWPDLVEKFGYPGWLRLDHHKPCRAKMLIGDRVFREIDDNCWSPARRIEDCDRTGVTMQVLSTVPVMFSYWAKPADALELSRLLNDHIAEVVRDNPDRFIGLGTIPMQDPDLACREMERCVRDLGMPGVEIGTHIEPNKFTERTEQWNLSEPALAAVFETAERLGACVFVHPWDMMGKDRMTKYWLPWLVGMPAETSLAICSMIFGGVFDKFPKLRVAFAHGGGSFPFTIGRIEHGWRVRPDLCTVDSKTNPRDYLAKPDGAPARFWVDSLVHDADALNFLLGLFGSRRICLGSDYPFPLGEAEPGKLILEMPPLDAKAREHILHASVKEFLHG from the coding sequence ATGAAAATCGACCTCCACACGCACATCCTCCCCGAGCGATGGCCCGACCTCGTCGAGAAGTTCGGCTATCCCGGTTGGTTGCGGCTGGACCACCACAAGCCCTGCCGCGCGAAGATGCTCATTGGCGATCGCGTCTTCCGCGAGATCGACGACAACTGCTGGAGCCCCGCACGGCGGATCGAGGACTGCGACCGCACCGGCGTCACCATGCAGGTTCTTTCAACGGTCCCGGTCATGTTCAGCTATTGGGCCAAGCCCGCCGACGCCCTCGAACTCTCGCGCCTCCTCAACGACCACATCGCCGAGGTCGTCCGCGATAATCCCGACCGCTTCATCGGCCTCGGAACGATCCCCATGCAGGACCCCGACCTCGCCTGCCGCGAGATGGAACGCTGCGTCCGCGATCTCGGAATGCCCGGCGTCGAGATCGGCACCCACATCGAGCCCAATAAGTTCACCGAGCGCACAGAACAGTGGAACCTGAGCGAGCCGGCGCTGGCCGCCGTCTTCGAGACCGCCGAGCGGCTGGGAGCATGCGTCTTCGTCCATCCCTGGGACATGATGGGCAAGGATCGCATGACGAAGTACTGGCTGCCCTGGCTGGTCGGCATGCCCGCGGAAACGAGCCTCGCCATCTGCTCGATGATCTTCGGCGGCGTGTTTGATAAGTTTCCGAAGCTCCGCGTCGCCTTCGCCCACGGTGGCGGGTCCTTCCCCTTCACCATCGGCCGAATCGAGCACGGCTGGCGCGTCCGGCCCGACCTGTGCACCGTGGATAGCAAAACCAACCCGCGAGATTACCTGGCGAAACCGGACGGCGCCCCGGCCCGCTTCTGGGTGGACTCCCTCGTCCACGATGCCGACGCCCTGAACTTTCTCCTCGGCCTCTTCGGCAGTCGCCGCATCTGCCTCGGCTCCGATTACCCCTTCCCCCTCGGCGAGGCCGAACCTGGCAAGCTCATCTTGGAAATGCCGCCGCTTGATGCGAAAGCTCGCGAGCACATCCTCCATGCGTCGGTCAAGGAGTTTCTGCACGGCTGA
- the nbaC gene encoding 3-hydroxyanthranilate 3,4-dioxygenase: MAVQKPINLNAWIEENKHLFKPPVANRYLYDGRDFFVMVIVGPNARNDFHLVDSEEYFYQVKGDIVVKIHEGDKIVDYRIREGETFFIPPNVPHAPQRPPNTIGVVVERRRPPGEREHIIWYCPGCSAMVEDLEFDCADIVEHFSKAMEDFWHDEARRTCKKCGKRVEKPGPLQSI; the protein is encoded by the coding sequence ATGGCAGTGCAGAAGCCGATCAACCTCAACGCGTGGATCGAGGAAAACAAGCACCTCTTCAAGCCCCCCGTCGCCAACCGCTACCTCTACGACGGCCGCGACTTTTTCGTCATGGTCATCGTCGGCCCCAACGCGCGAAACGACTTCCACCTCGTCGATTCCGAGGAATACTTCTATCAGGTCAAGGGCGACATCGTCGTGAAGATTCACGAGGGTGACAAGATCGTCGACTACCGCATCCGTGAGGGCGAGACCTTCTTCATCCCGCCGAATGTCCCCCACGCCCCGCAGCGCCCGCCGAACACCATCGGCGTCGTCGTCGAGCGCCGCCGCCCCCCGGGCGAGCGCGAGCACATCATCTGGTACTGCCCCGGCTGCTCGGCCATGGTCGAGGACTTGGAGTTCGACTGCGCCGACATCGTCGAACACTTCAGCAAGGCTATGGAAGACTTCTGGCACGACGAGGCCCGCCGAACCTGCAAAAAATGCGGCAAGCGCGTAGAAAAACCGGGGCCGCTGCAGAGCATTTAG